The proteins below are encoded in one region of Pongo pygmaeus isolate AG05252 chromosome 20, NHGRI_mPonPyg2-v2.0_pri, whole genome shotgun sequence:
- the LOC129021156 gene encoding uncharacterized protein LOC129021156, which translates to MMRWQMCLFPHTCPLWSVGGARVGREAGVRASLRAWGPASHVPHTCSPLWNSVTPSCPVSLVFSVWVSFFMCLPLILFLTSRLLLPSASLCPSLWFCLDTPHLLSSSSVLCFPCPSPHLSFSFCLPVSLPILSFPPPLIVSRFSFPPLSLNSVQSPIQPVSTSPLSLGSSSAGVTHFFLPLLVCLSLPVSFFLSLSSLLVFSSLPPNPVPFLPLPLLHLSPPTIHFPSPLHSLYSLQNLSPLPISLPRPMPDKHRHLGLQGRPPELHLWSSAGSSSSLIPLDFLGQTPELEPRFSPLPCSPQDMHKTSLRNVPPRTLGSLLLDHILCHKTCRPLPAH; encoded by the exons ATGATGCGCTGGCAGATGTGTCTTTTCCCACACACCTGCCCCCTCTGGTCAGTTGGAGGAgcgagggtggggagggaggcaggtgtCAGGGCGTCCCTCCGGGCTTGGGGGCCAGCCAGCCATGTTCCACACACGTGCTCCCCCCTTTGGAATTCTGTCACCCCCTCTTGCCCAGTCTCACTGGTTTTCTCTGTCTGGGTGTCATTCTTTATGTGTCTCCCTCTCATTCTGTTTCTGACTTCTCGTCTCTTGctcccctctgcctctctctgtccatctctctgGTTCTGTTTGGATACCCCCCATCTCTTGTCCTCTTCATCTGTCCTCTGCTTTCCCTGTCCCTCCCCTCATCTTTCGTTCTCCTTTTgtcttcctgtctctctccccatcctttccttccctccacctCTCATAGTCTCAcgtttttcctttcctcctctctctctgaaTTCTGTTCAATCACCCATTCAACCAGTATCTACTAGCCCCCTCTCACTGGGGTCCTCCTCTGCGGGCGTCACCCATTTCTTTCTGCCTCTGcttgtctgtctctcccttcctgtGTCTTTTTTCCTAAGTCTCAGCTCCCTCCTggttttttcttcccttcctccaaaCCCAGTCCCTTTTCTGCCTCTCCCCCTGCTCCATCTTTCTCCCCCAACCATACATTTTCCAAGTCCCCTCCACTCTCTCTATTCCCTCCAAAATCTCTCACCTCTCCCTATCTCCCTCCCAAGACCAATGCCCGACAAGCATCGACATCTAGGACTCCAGGGAAGGCCTCCTGAATTGCATCTTTGGTCCAGTGCTGGTTCTAGTTCATCCTTAATCCCCTTGGATTTTTTAGGTCAAACACCAGAGCTGGAGCCCAGG TTTTCCCCACTTCCCTGTAGCCCACAAGATATGCATAAGACCTCTCTTCGGAATGTTCCTCCGAGGACACTTGGTTCCTTGCTCCTGGATCACATTCTGTGCCACAAGACATGTCGTCCCCTCCCAGCCCATTGA